From a single Saimiri boliviensis isolate mSaiBol1 chromosome 7, mSaiBol1.pri, whole genome shotgun sequence genomic region:
- the KCNA1 gene encoding potassium voltage-gated channel subfamily A member 1 translates to MTVMSGENVDEASAAPGHPQDGSYPRQADHDDHECCERVVINISGLRFETQLKTLAQFPNTLLGNPKKRMRYFDPLRNEYFFDRNRPSFDAILYYYQSGGRLRRPVNVPLDMFSEEIKFYELGEEAMEKFREDEGFIKEEERPLPEKEYQRQVWLLFEYPESSGPARVIAIVSVMVILISIVIFCLETLPELKDDKDFTGTVHRIDNTTVIYNSNIFTDPFFIVETLCIIWFSFELVVRFFACPSKTDFFKNIMNFIDIVAIIPYFITLGTEIAEQEGNQKGEQATSLAILRVIRLVRVFRIFKLSRHSKGLQILGQTLKASMRELGLLIFFLFIGVILFSSAVYFAEAEEAESHFSSIPDAFWWAVVSMTTVGYGDMYPVTIGGKIVGSLCAIAGVLTIALPVPVIVSNFNYFYHRETEGEEQAQLLHVSSPNLASDSDLSRRSSSTMSKSEYMEIEEDMNNSIAHYRQVNIRTGNCTTANQNCVNKSKLLTDV, encoded by the coding sequence ATGACGGTGATGTCTGGGGAGAACGTGGACGAGGCTTCGGCCGCCCCGGGCCACCCCCAGGATGGCAGCTACCCCCGGCAGGCCGACCACGACGACCACGAGTGCTGCGAGCGCGTGGTCATCAACATCTCCGGGCTGCGCTTCGAGACGCAGCTCAAGACCCTGGCGCAGTTCCCCAACACGCTGCTGGGCAACCCTAAGAAACGCATGCGCTACTTCGACCCCCTGAGGAACGAGTACTTCTTCGACCGCAACCGGCCCAGCTTCGACGCCATCCTCTACTACTACCAGTCGGGGGGCCGCCTGCGGAGGCCGGTCAACGTGCCCCTGGACATGTTCTCCGAGGAGATCAAGTTTTACGAGTTGGGCGAGGAGGCCATGGAGAAGTTCCGGGAGGACGAGGGCTTCATCAAGGAGGAGGAGCGCCCTCTGCCCGAGAAGGAGTACCAGCGCCAGGTGTGGCTGCTCTTCGAGTACCCCGAGAGCTCGGGGCCCGCCAGGGTCATCGCCATCGTCTCTGTCATGGTCATCCTCATCTCCATCGTCATCTTTTGCCTGGAGACGCTCCCCGAGCTGAAGGATGACAAGGACTTCACGGGCACCGTCCACCGCATCGACAACACCACGGTCATCTACAATTCCAACATCTTCACGGACCCGTTCTTCATTGTGGAAACCCTGTGCATCATCTGGTTCTCCTTCGAGCTGGTGGTGCGCTTCTTTGCCTGCCCCAGCAAGACGGACTTCTTCAAAAACATCATGAACTTCATCGACATTGTGGCCATCATTCCTTATTTCATCACCCTAGGCACCGAGATAGCTGAGCAGGAAGGAAACCAGAAGGGCGAGCAGGCCACGTCGCTGGCCATCCTCAGGGTCATCCGCTTGGTAAGGGTTTTTAGAATCTTCAAGCTCTCCCGCCACTCTAAGGGCCTCCAGATCCTGGGCCAGACCCTCAAAGCTAGTATGAGAGAGCTAGGGCTGCTCATCTTTTTCCTCTTCATCGGGGTCATCCTGTTTTCTAGTGCAGTGTACTTTGCCGAGGCGGAAGAAGCTGAGTCGCACTTCTCCAGTATCCCCGATGCTTTCTGGTGGGCGGTGGTGTCCATGACCACTGTAGGATACGGTGACATGTACCCTGTGACAATTGGAGGCAAGATCGTGGGCTCCTTGTGTGCCATCGCTGGTGTGCTGACAATTGCCCTGCCCGTACCTGTCATTGTGTCCAATTTCAACTATTTCTACCACCGAGAAACTGAGGGGGAAGAGCAGGCTCAGTTGCTCCACGTCAGTTCCCCTAACTTAGCCTCTGACAGTGACCTCAGTCGCCGCAGTTCCTCTACTATGAGCAAGTCTGAGTACATGGAGATCGAAGAGGATATGAATAATAGCATAGCCCATTATAGACAGGTCAATATCAGAACTGGCAATTGCACCACAGCTAACCAAAACTGCGTTAATAAGAGCAAGTTACTGACcgatgtttaa